One Micromonospora sp. WMMD812 genomic window carries:
- a CDS encoding immune inhibitor A domain-containing protein, which translates to MNKKPKSGSRRRILVALPAIALAATSLTVTSSAAAETSAAPRAVIGADEHYINYAEPEVQPDTTGREVKGKDGVYTTPADEARAFDRKYARGNPVTARELAKLEAKSIRTKQNPRKIKQAPTTQTAKLLTLLVEFNDQANDDFTNVMVPRTVFEDRTCVPGTVQNGPKHNNIPNPANLGYEDNNSMWVPNFSPSHYDKMLYTKKGITERVRKDLRGPDGKKGIDLSGRTMHNMYLEMSKGAYTVDGQASPWITVPHSEAWYAANRCFQDENGNWVAGRQQSMNGHPDNPAGAGRLATDAIDALAAKDPRFPWADYDIEDQGDRDGDGNFFEPDGVIDHLVLVHAGKGKSSGGGAQGVYAVWAHSSSVVGGYTIPGTNLQVSNYIVQPEDAGVGVFAHEFGHDLGLPDLYDTSGNADSDVDFWDLMASGSHSGEIFQALPTHMGIWDKWVLGWADPLTVAPGSGSRSVELGQTSRTPVRTEDGIKIDLPDKVTTLATPHSGANMWHGGNDQDWADVKLSRSVTVPAAADAKFWMWNNYVIEADWDYGFVEVSTDGGTTWAEQKVYDEAGNPVTTPDNYPDPNGRMNDFGGKKYGLTGTTNGWRHDYVDLSAFAGTTIQLRLRQATDEAFVERGWFADDFAVTGGGATTWSDDVEGGANGWTATGGTWVDTTGTGWKIDGGTKVSAHYYLAEWRNFDGFDKGLKYAYDTIYSRDAWKVDRIAYNAPGMLVWYRDTELGDVNHVTGQLTALPSYGAKGGLLIVDPHFDPYRRTGAAAVKDPSVTDNLPSRPQSSNAAFSLKPTYPFTECLEAAGEPYSAYCTKFRSQPPVPAFTDAKGWYPGIEIRDGSAFARDSDASVVLPSRNNAPYTTRVTHPDGTPAPEFYGVTLGGGAIVLGTGNPGDQGVNFGVSLTIKKTARDNSSATIYVTPATN; encoded by the coding sequence ATGAACAAAAAACCGAAGTCCGGGTCGCGCCGACGCATACTCGTCGCGCTGCCCGCCATTGCCCTCGCGGCCACGTCACTGACCGTGACGAGCAGCGCGGCGGCCGAGACGTCCGCCGCTCCGCGCGCCGTGATCGGGGCCGACGAGCACTACATCAACTACGCCGAGCCCGAGGTGCAGCCGGACACCACCGGCCGCGAAGTCAAGGGCAAGGACGGCGTCTACACCACGCCGGCCGACGAGGCGCGGGCGTTCGACCGCAAGTACGCGCGCGGCAACCCGGTGACCGCGCGGGAGCTGGCCAAGCTCGAGGCGAAGTCCATCCGGACCAAGCAGAACCCGCGGAAGATCAAGCAGGCCCCCACCACCCAGACGGCGAAGCTGCTCACCCTGCTCGTGGAGTTCAACGACCAGGCCAACGACGACTTCACCAACGTCATGGTGCCGCGGACGGTGTTCGAGGACCGCACCTGCGTCCCCGGCACCGTGCAGAACGGGCCGAAGCACAACAACATCCCGAACCCGGCCAACCTCGGGTACGAGGACAACAACTCGATGTGGGTGCCGAACTTCTCGCCCTCCCACTACGACAAGATGCTCTACACCAAGAAGGGCATCACCGAGCGGGTGCGCAAGGACCTGAGGGGTCCGGACGGCAAGAAGGGCATCGACCTGTCCGGCCGCACCATGCACAACATGTACCTGGAGATGTCCAAGGGCGCGTACACCGTGGACGGCCAGGCCAGCCCCTGGATCACGGTGCCGCACTCGGAGGCCTGGTACGCGGCGAACCGCTGCTTCCAGGACGAGAACGGCAACTGGGTCGCCGGCCGCCAGCAGTCGATGAACGGTCACCCGGACAACCCGGCCGGCGCCGGCCGGCTCGCCACCGACGCGATCGACGCGCTCGCCGCCAAGGACCCGCGGTTCCCCTGGGCCGACTACGACATCGAGGACCAGGGCGACCGTGACGGCGACGGCAACTTCTTCGAGCCGGACGGCGTGATCGACCACCTGGTGCTGGTGCACGCCGGCAAGGGCAAGTCCAGCGGCGGCGGCGCGCAGGGCGTCTACGCGGTCTGGGCGCACTCCTCCTCGGTCGTGGGTGGCTACACCATCCCGGGCACCAACCTCCAGGTGTCGAACTACATCGTGCAGCCGGAGGACGCCGGTGTCGGCGTCTTCGCCCACGAGTTCGGCCACGACCTCGGCCTGCCCGACCTCTACGACACCTCCGGCAACGCCGACTCGGACGTGGACTTCTGGGACCTGATGGCCTCGGGCTCGCACTCCGGTGAGATCTTCCAGGCGCTCCCGACGCACATGGGCATCTGGGACAAGTGGGTGCTCGGCTGGGCCGACCCGCTCACCGTGGCGCCCGGCTCCGGTTCACGCAGTGTCGAGTTGGGGCAGACCTCGCGGACCCCGGTCCGCACCGAGGACGGCATCAAGATCGACCTGCCGGACAAGGTGACCACCCTCGCCACGCCGCACAGTGGCGCGAACATGTGGCACGGCGGCAACGACCAGGACTGGGCCGACGTCAAGCTGAGCCGTTCGGTCACCGTGCCGGCGGCGGCGGACGCCAAGTTCTGGATGTGGAACAACTACGTCATCGAGGCGGACTGGGACTACGGCTTCGTCGAGGTGTCGACCGACGGCGGGACCACCTGGGCCGAGCAGAAGGTGTACGACGAGGCCGGCAACCCGGTCACCACGCCGGACAACTACCCGGACCCGAACGGCCGCATGAACGACTTCGGCGGCAAGAAGTACGGCCTGACCGGCACCACCAACGGTTGGCGGCACGACTACGTCGACCTGTCGGCGTTCGCCGGTACGACGATCCAGCTGCGGCTGCGCCAGGCCACCGACGAGGCGTTCGTGGAGCGGGGCTGGTTCGCCGACGACTTCGCGGTCACCGGCGGCGGTGCCACCACCTGGAGCGACGACGTCGAGGGCGGCGCCAACGGCTGGACGGCCACCGGCGGCACCTGGGTCGACACCACCGGCACGGGCTGGAAGATCGACGGCGGCACCAAGGTCAGCGCACACTACTACCTGGCCGAGTGGCGCAACTTCGACGGCTTCGACAAGGGCCTGAAGTACGCCTACGACACGATCTACTCGCGCGACGCGTGGAAGGTCGACCGGATCGCGTACAACGCCCCGGGCATGCTGGTCTGGTACCGGGACACCGAGCTCGGCGACGTCAACCACGTGACCGGTCAGCTCACCGCGCTGCCCAGCTACGGCGCGAAGGGCGGGCTGCTCATCGTCGACCCGCACTTCGACCCGTACCGGCGCACCGGCGCCGCGGCGGTGAAGGACCCGTCGGTGACGGACAACCTGCCCAGCCGTCCGCAGTCGTCGAACGCGGCGTTCTCGCTGAAGCCGACGTACCCCTTCACCGAGTGCCTGGAGGCGGCGGGTGAGCCGTACAGCGCGTACTGCACCAAGTTCCGCTCGCAGCCGCCGGTGCCGGCGTTCACGGACGCCAAGGGCTGGTACCCGGGCATCGAGATCCGGGACGGCTCGGCGTTCGCCCGGGACAGCGACGCCTCGGTGGTGCTGCCGTCGCGGAACAACGCGCCGTACACCACCCGGGTGACCCACCCGGACGGCACGCCCGCGCCGGAGTTCTACGGGGTGACCCTGGGCGGCGGCGCGATCGTGCTGGGCACCGGCAACCCGGGTGACCAGGGCGTCAACTTCGGCGTCTCGCTCACGATCAAGAAGACCGCGCGGGACAACTCGTCCGCCACGATCTACGTGACGCCGGCGACGAACTGA
- a CDS encoding immune inhibitor A domain-containing protein has product MGLLGLSLTATGLAFGPSASAAPQPKLPAAAPSAAEPQALKDELPDKLEDKRREMRQQGLSDVLSGRSKPMEVNGSTVVKVGETTGTGTNARTFAGNQRKKDQYVELKRERTDKIFVILAEFGDQRHPSYPDKDMNPDIAGPTTFEGPLHNQIPAPNRAVDNSTVWQPDFSPEHFRQLYFGTNPGDESLKQYYEAQSSGRYTVDGMVSDWVKVPYNEARYGRSDDPKADNDPTGDPAVCGDNVCSNTWLLIRDAANQWVADQKAKGRTDAQIAADMRSYDQWDRFDYDGDGDFNESDGYIDHFQIVHSGGDQADGDPHQGEDAIWSHRWSAFNSSPVGPPNFPIGGTEIGNTGVWIRDYTIQPENGGRSVFYHEYGHDLGLPDDYGPADNSNEHWTLMAQSRLGGKNDAGIGERGGDLGAWNKLQLGWLDYEVVVAGQQRTLDLGPQEYNSKKAQGVVVVLPQREYTFNYGAPFAGSKQYFSGNEDDLNNSMTRTFDLTGKSSAALSLKGKYAIEEGYDYLYFEASTDGGQTWTDLDGTVNGEPIGVDGADRPALDGSSNGAWADINIPLDSVAGKVAQIRLHYVTDGGVSEGGFFGDAITVTADGQTVFSDGAETDAGWALDGWEAVGATYTRLFDNFYIAGNRSYVSYDKYLKTGPYFFGYANTRPDWVDHYAYQEGLLVSYWNTRWADNNTAPVSPTNPGGHPGEGRNLYIDAHPRPIYNLTGAPWRARVQVYDAPFSLKKADSFTLHLNSQPQYIRGQAAEPLFDDTKKYFYEELPNHGVKLPAAGVKIKVLEQNGTSMKIKIS; this is encoded by the coding sequence GTGGGTCTGCTCGGGCTCTCACTGACGGCGACAGGCCTGGCTTTCGGCCCGTCCGCCTCGGCGGCGCCCCAGCCCAAACTGCCGGCAGCAGCTCCTTCCGCCGCCGAACCGCAGGCACTCAAGGACGAACTCCCCGACAAGCTCGAGGACAAGCGTCGCGAGATGCGTCAGCAGGGGCTCAGTGACGTACTGAGCGGACGCAGCAAGCCCATGGAGGTCAACGGAAGCACGGTCGTCAAGGTCGGTGAGACGACCGGCACGGGCACGAACGCCCGTACCTTCGCTGGCAACCAGCGCAAGAAGGACCAGTACGTCGAACTCAAGCGCGAGCGCACCGACAAGATCTTCGTGATCCTGGCGGAGTTCGGCGACCAGCGGCACCCGTCCTACCCGGACAAGGACATGAACCCGGACATCGCCGGGCCGACGACCTTCGAGGGGCCGCTGCACAACCAGATCCCGGCGCCCAACCGGGCGGTGGACAACTCCACCGTCTGGCAGCCGGACTTCAGCCCGGAGCACTTCCGCCAGCTGTACTTCGGCACGAACCCGGGCGACGAGTCGCTGAAGCAGTACTACGAGGCCCAGTCCTCGGGTCGCTACACGGTCGACGGCATGGTGTCCGACTGGGTCAAGGTGCCGTACAACGAGGCCCGCTACGGTCGCTCCGACGACCCGAAGGCCGACAACGACCCGACCGGCGATCCGGCGGTCTGCGGCGACAACGTCTGCTCGAACACCTGGCTGCTGATCCGGGACGCCGCGAACCAGTGGGTGGCCGACCAGAAGGCGAAGGGCCGTACCGACGCGCAGATCGCCGCCGACATGCGGTCCTACGACCAGTGGGACCGGTTCGACTACGACGGCGACGGCGACTTCAACGAGTCGGACGGCTACATCGACCACTTCCAGATCGTCCACTCCGGCGGCGACCAGGCCGACGGTGACCCGCACCAGGGTGAGGACGCCATCTGGAGCCACCGCTGGTCGGCCTTCAACAGCTCGCCCGTCGGCCCGCCGAACTTCCCGATCGGCGGCACCGAGATCGGCAACACCGGCGTCTGGATCCGCGACTACACGATCCAACCGGAGAACGGTGGCCGCAGCGTCTTCTACCACGAGTACGGCCACGACCTGGGCCTGCCGGACGACTACGGCCCGGCGGACAACAGCAACGAGCACTGGACCCTGATGGCCCAGAGCCGGCTCGGTGGCAAGAACGACGCCGGCATCGGCGAGCGGGGTGGCGACCTGGGCGCGTGGAACAAGCTCCAGCTCGGCTGGCTCGACTACGAGGTGGTCGTCGCGGGCCAGCAGCGCACGCTGGACCTCGGCCCACAGGAGTACAACTCCAAGAAGGCACAGGGCGTGGTGGTGGTGCTGCCCCAACGGGAGTACACCTTCAACTACGGCGCCCCGTTCGCGGGCTCGAAACAGTACTTCTCCGGCAACGAGGACGACCTCAACAACAGCATGACGAGGACGTTCGACCTCACCGGCAAGTCGTCGGCGGCGCTGTCGCTCAAGGGCAAGTACGCGATCGAGGAGGGGTACGACTACCTCTACTTCGAGGCGTCGACCGACGGCGGCCAGACCTGGACCGACCTGGACGGCACCGTCAACGGCGAGCCGATCGGCGTCGACGGCGCCGACCGCCCGGCCCTCGACGGCAGCAGCAACGGCGCCTGGGCGGACATCAACATCCCGCTGGACTCGGTCGCCGGCAAGGTGGCGCAGATCCGCCTGCACTACGTCACCGACGGTGGCGTCTCCGAGGGCGGCTTCTTCGGTGACGCGATCACCGTGACCGCCGACGGCCAGACGGTGTTCAGCGACGGCGCCGAGACCGACGCCGGCTGGGCGCTCGACGGCTGGGAGGCCGTCGGCGCGACCTACACCCGCCTGTTCGACAACTTCTACATCGCGGGCAACCGGTCGTACGTCTCGTACGACAAGTACCTGAAGACCGGCCCGTACTTCTTCGGCTACGCGAACACCCGCCCGGACTGGGTGGACCACTACGCGTACCAGGAGGGCCTGCTCGTCTCGTACTGGAACACCCGCTGGGCGGACAACAACACCGCGCCGGTGTCGCCGACCAACCCCGGCGGTCACCCGGGTGAGGGCCGGAACCTGTACATCGACGCGCACCCGCGCCCGATCTACAACCTCACCGGCGCGCCGTGGCGGGCCCGGGTCCAGGTGTACGACGCGCCGTTCAGCCTGAAGAAGGCCGACTCGTTCACCCTGCACCTGAACAGCCAGCCGCAGTACATCCGCGGCCAGGCCGCGGAGCCGCTGTTCGACGACACCAAGAAGTACTTCTACGAGGAGCTGCCGAACCACGGCGTCAAGCTCCCCGCAGCCGGTGTCAAGATCAAGGTGCTCGAGCAGAACGGCACCTCGATGAAGATCAAGATTTCCTGA
- a CDS encoding alpha/beta hydrolase: MTDQHGGAVDESCVLTEGPWTHRFVGANGSRFHVVEAGTGPMVLFLHGFPEHWWAWHDMLPAVADAGFRAVAVDLRGYGASDKPPRGYDGYTLAADIAGLIRGLGERSATLVGTGAGGMVAWTVASFHPALVRRLVVLGAPHPLRLRAAIFADPRGQFAAATPTLKFQLPRYEHVLTRDAAAPVEELLRRWGGPDWVAGPDFAPYASRCREAMRIPQAAFCALEGYRWAFRSALRLHGYRFVKLMQKPLITPTLQLHGAADLASLPRTAQGSGRYVVAPYEWRLLDGVGHFPHVEAPDVVLGEVLRWTKS, translated from the coding sequence ATGACCGACCAGCACGGCGGGGCCGTCGACGAGTCCTGCGTCCTCACCGAAGGGCCCTGGACGCACCGGTTCGTCGGGGCGAACGGCAGCCGGTTCCATGTGGTCGAGGCCGGCACCGGGCCGATGGTGCTCTTCCTGCACGGCTTCCCCGAGCACTGGTGGGCGTGGCACGACATGCTGCCGGCCGTCGCCGACGCCGGCTTCCGGGCGGTCGCGGTGGACCTGCGCGGCTACGGCGCCAGCGACAAGCCACCCCGGGGGTACGACGGCTACACCCTCGCCGCCGACATCGCGGGTCTGATCAGGGGCCTCGGCGAGCGCTCGGCGACCCTGGTCGGCACCGGGGCCGGTGGGATGGTCGCCTGGACGGTTGCCTCGTTCCACCCCGCGCTGGTCCGCCGCCTGGTGGTGCTCGGCGCGCCCCACCCGCTGCGGCTGCGCGCCGCCATCTTCGCCGACCCGCGCGGGCAGTTCGCCGCCGCCACCCCGACGCTGAAGTTCCAGCTCCCCCGGTACGAGCACGTGCTGACCAGGGACGCCGCGGCGCCCGTGGAGGAGCTGCTGCGCCGCTGGGGCGGGCCGGACTGGGTGGCCGGACCGGACTTCGCGCCGTACGCCAGCCGGTGCCGGGAGGCGATGCGGATCCCGCAGGCGGCGTTCTGCGCGCTGGAGGGCTACCGGTGGGCGTTCCGATCGGCGCTGCGACTGCACGGCTACCGCTTCGTCAAGCTGATGCAGAAGCCCCTGATCACGCCCACCCTGCAACTGCACGGCGCGGCCGACCTCGCCTCCCTGCCGCGTACCGCTCAGGGCTCCGGCCGCTACGTCGTCGCCCCGTACGAGTGGCGGCTGCTCGACGGGGTCGGCCACTTCCCGCACGTCGAGGCGCCCGACGTGGTGCTCGGCGAGGTGCTGCGCTGGACGAAGTCCTGA
- a CDS encoding SseB family protein encodes MTEWEPATEAEAAMRDALRAGDQELYFRILARTELLLPVSAQPSSGQAGWGTWTTGGRTHVLAFTSSAALRACLGDNAGATRRIPYAELAAGWPNPEWWLAVNPGLPVEGYLPAWFVTQLSRGDVRLPGRTLGARARLERAESLARARASGAGSGRDAAAAPTAGLPDAPAAGRTTSRGASAQPADGAPSRADASAPAALPRRPADSAPGPRHPSEAAGPAAGRGQSDQPHRDSRLGGRESTRLAGARPAPPSFLPPTPADASADQAGSGWPPPRSGPPGDLGRSSGGRAGAATTRAEGDGSAPGTPRSFFEPASGRGPASVREPGRSGDRATPPSRFARGEQPFPRRRPFGGPAGGEPTQAFFAPDREPTPAPRFPADDSRTVRSEASGVEATQPLPRPDPRADEPTRAFRFPTGTSQPSSRGQWPEQDAELTQRSAQRRTDPRGGHDVTEELPPSVAEPVSSPPAPRRGFTPIVIEGTIVESRDLPAQPEDETASGVRGPVRTPRPADRPSSAPAAAPADPAATQNGRADAGADLWGGQPAAPPPPSTEPEIGEANDPAGATAGSTGAAATPGDGGPSRDTTGAATVPAPPAEDPVADFQPANAVEEDLLGAAGSGSTDTFLSTLLLARVLLPVHPEAASGSRPGDPGFVWRTEELDGERFVVVYTSPERMADHADGEVETVRVKFVQLIRRWPDEAWSFAVNPGTPVGAKLPGEQIVGLANWAAEVGLGDDGEPEEPPAAAEPAERPRYTPKAVDPSRPVMMQKAIAPSQLAYYLERGYDRVSGFVHRANELAHLNTPAQLYDALGLGHPDSPFSPDADEIYVLRWPAHRPSLYRIPYGGQNEPAMRAMEGWVIERAPFRGNGFAPGESSDVVAEFKVDSARLPHGAQLWRLGADGSERVVASLDTDALRWREVPAE; translated from the coding sequence GTGACCGAATGGGAGCCGGCCACGGAGGCCGAGGCGGCGATGCGTGACGCGCTGCGCGCCGGTGACCAGGAGCTGTACTTCCGGATTCTGGCTCGGACCGAGCTTCTCCTACCGGTCTCCGCGCAGCCGTCGTCGGGGCAGGCCGGCTGGGGCACCTGGACCACCGGCGGTCGCACCCACGTGCTCGCGTTCACCTCCAGCGCCGCCCTGCGGGCCTGTCTCGGCGACAACGCCGGCGCCACCCGCCGCATCCCCTACGCGGAGCTGGCCGCCGGCTGGCCCAACCCGGAATGGTGGCTGGCGGTGAACCCGGGGCTGCCGGTCGAGGGTTACCTGCCGGCCTGGTTCGTCACTCAGCTCTCCCGCGGCGACGTACGGCTGCCCGGCCGCACGCTCGGCGCCCGGGCCCGGCTGGAACGAGCGGAGAGCCTGGCCCGGGCCCGCGCCTCCGGAGCCGGCTCGGGTCGGGATGCGGCGGCCGCGCCGACCGCCGGCCTGCCGGATGCCCCGGCCGCCGGTCGGACGACGTCCCGCGGTGCCTCGGCACAGCCCGCCGACGGCGCGCCGTCGCGGGCGGACGCGAGCGCGCCGGCGGCGCTACCGCGCCGCCCGGCCGATTCGGCCCCCGGCCCGCGACATCCGTCCGAAGCGGCTGGTCCGGCCGCCGGGCGCGGACAGTCTGACCAACCTCACCGGGACAGCCGCCTCGGCGGCCGGGAGTCGACCCGCCTGGCCGGCGCCCGGCCCGCGCCGCCGTCGTTCCTGCCACCCACCCCGGCCGACGCGTCCGCCGATCAGGCCGGGTCCGGCTGGCCGCCGCCCCGCTCCGGTCCGCCCGGCGATCTCGGCAGGTCGAGCGGCGGTCGGGCCGGCGCCGCGACCACGCGTGCCGAGGGCGACGGGAGCGCGCCGGGCACGCCGCGATCCTTCTTCGAACCGGCGTCCGGGCGGGGGCCGGCGTCCGTCCGGGAGCCGGGCCGGTCGGGTGACCGCGCGACGCCACCGTCGCGCTTCGCTCGCGGGGAGCAGCCGTTCCCTCGCCGCCGCCCGTTCGGCGGACCGGCCGGCGGCGAGCCGACGCAGGCCTTCTTCGCGCCCGACCGCGAGCCGACCCCGGCGCCACGGTTTCCGGCGGACGACTCGCGGACGGTTCGGTCCGAGGCGTCCGGCGTCGAGGCGACCCAGCCGCTGCCGCGTCCCGATCCCCGGGCCGACGAGCCGACCCGCGCCTTCCGGTTCCCGACCGGCACGTCACAGCCCTCAAGCCGCGGACAGTGGCCCGAGCAGGACGCCGAGTTGACCCAGCGTTCGGCGCAGCGCCGCACAGACCCGCGTGGTGGTCACGACGTCACCGAGGAGCTGCCCCCGTCCGTCGCGGAGCCGGTCTCCAGCCCGCCCGCGCCCCGCCGTGGCTTCACGCCGATCGTCATCGAGGGCACGATCGTCGAGTCCCGCGACCTGCCCGCTCAGCCGGAGGACGAGACCGCGTCCGGCGTGCGCGGCCCGGTCCGGACGCCTCGGCCCGCGGACCGGCCGTCGTCCGCCCCCGCCGCCGCACCGGCCGACCCGGCGGCCACCCAGAACGGGCGTGCCGACGCCGGCGCGGACCTGTGGGGCGGCCAGCCGGCCGCGCCGCCGCCTCCGTCCACCGAGCCTGAAATCGGGGAGGCGAACGACCCGGCGGGCGCGACAGCCGGTTCGACGGGTGCGGCCGCCACTCCGGGCGACGGCGGGCCGTCCCGCGACACCACGGGTGCGGCGACGGTCCCCGCGCCGCCCGCCGAAGACCCGGTGGCCGACTTCCAGCCGGCCAACGCGGTCGAGGAGGACCTGCTCGGCGCGGCCGGCTCCGGCAGCACCGACACCTTCCTCTCCACGCTGTTGCTGGCCCGGGTCCTGCTGCCGGTGCACCCGGAAGCGGCGTCCGGCAGCCGACCTGGCGATCCCGGCTTCGTGTGGCGTACGGAGGAGTTGGACGGCGAGCGGTTCGTGGTGGTCTACACCTCCCCGGAGCGGATGGCGGACCACGCTGACGGCGAGGTGGAGACGGTCCGGGTCAAGTTCGTCCAGTTGATCCGACGCTGGCCGGACGAGGCGTGGTCGTTCGCGGTCAACCCGGGCACCCCGGTGGGTGCGAAGTTGCCCGGTGAGCAGATCGTCGGTCTGGCCAACTGGGCCGCCGAGGTCGGTCTCGGCGACGACGGGGAGCCCGAGGAGCCACCCGCGGCGGCCGAGCCCGCCGAACGTCCCCGATATACGCCGAAGGCGGTCGATCCGTCGCGCCCGGTCATGATGCAGAAGGCCATCGCCCCGAGCCAGCTCGCCTACTACCTGGAGCGCGGTTACGACCGGGTCTCCGGCTTCGTGCACCGCGCGAACGAACTGGCCCACCTGAACACGCCGGCTCAGCTCTACGATGCGCTCGGGTTGGGCCACCCCGACTCGCCCTTCTCGCCGGACGCCGACGAGATCTACGTGCTGCGCTGGCCAGCGCACCGGCCGAGCCTCTACCGGATCCCCTACGGCGGGCAGAACGAGCCCGCCATGCGGGCCATGGAGGGCTGGGTCATCGAGCGCGCCCCGTTCCGGGGCAACGGCTTCGCCCCGGGGGAGAGCAGCGACGTGGTCGCGGAGTTCAAGGTGGACAGCGCCCGGCTGCCGCACGGCGCGCAGCTCTGGCGGCTCGGTGCGGACGGCAGCGAGCGGGTGGTCGCGAGCCTGGACACCGACGCGCTGCGCTGGCGGGAGGTGCCGGCCGAATGA
- a CDS encoding WXG100 family type VII secretion target: MSQTQAEAAVMQQTAAKFEQTDQSLQSMLSSLMAELEVLQQAWRGDGGRSFEQVKQQWAQDQAALQRALRETAGAIRTGGQQYDVSDTEAAGRVAGTNRGGIQLPL, encoded by the coding sequence GTGTCCCAGACCCAGGCGGAAGCCGCGGTGATGCAGCAGACCGCCGCGAAGTTCGAGCAGACCGACCAGTCGCTGCAATCGATGCTCAGCAGCCTGATGGCCGAGCTGGAGGTGTTGCAGCAGGCATGGCGCGGTGACGGTGGGCGGTCGTTCGAGCAGGTCAAGCAGCAGTGGGCGCAGGATCAGGCGGCGTTGCAGCGGGCCCTGCGGGAGACCGCCGGCGCCATCCGCACCGGCGGCCAGCAGTACGACGTCTCGGACACCGAGGCCGCCGGCCGCGTGGCCGGCACCAACCGCGGCGGCATCCAGCTGCCGCTCTGA
- a CDS encoding phage holin family protein: MNFLKGLLIRLAITALAFWLATLLIPGIRLESDSVTQTIITLILVAAIFGVVNAVLQPVIKTVGCGFYLLTLGLIALVVNGLLFLLTSWIAEQAGLAFEVDGFWPAAVLGALFVSVVTWILGAVLDRD; this comes from the coding sequence ATGAATTTCCTGAAAGGCCTGCTGATCCGGCTGGCCATCACAGCGCTCGCCTTCTGGTTGGCCACCCTGCTCATCCCGGGCATCCGGCTGGAGTCGGACTCCGTCACCCAGACGATCATCACGCTGATCCTCGTCGCGGCGATCTTCGGTGTGGTCAACGCCGTGCTCCAGCCGGTCATCAAGACCGTCGGCTGCGGCTTCTACCTGCTCACCCTCGGCCTGATCGCGCTGGTGGTCAACGGCCTGCTCTTCCTGCTCACCAGCTGGATCGCCGAGCAGGCGGGCCTGGCGTTCGAGGTGGACGGTTTCTGGCCGGCGGCCGTGCTGGGCGCGCTCTTCGTCAGCGTCGTCACCTGGATCCTGGGCGCCGTCCTCGACCGCGACTGA
- a CDS encoding GNAT family N-acetyltransferase, giving the protein MFTLTRADGYLISTDPGRLDLDRVHHWLCTDAYWALGRDRETLDRAFAGSISYGVYRPGDSRQVAVARVVSDLATFAWLCDVYVDPAERGHGLGTWLAGAVRDHLAALGVRRILLATLDAHGVYTKVGFTPVAADRYLELDRREPPVAPVTPVTGKESTGQSPLTVEA; this is encoded by the coding sequence GTGTTCACGCTGACTCGCGCCGACGGCTACCTGATCAGCACCGATCCCGGCCGCCTCGACCTGGACCGGGTGCACCATTGGTTGTGCACGGACGCGTACTGGGCACTCGGGCGGGACCGGGAGACGCTGGACCGGGCGTTCGCCGGCTCGATCTCCTACGGCGTCTACCGGCCGGGCGACAGCCGGCAGGTCGCCGTCGCCCGGGTCGTCAGCGACCTGGCCACCTTCGCCTGGCTCTGCGACGTCTACGTCGACCCGGCCGAGCGGGGGCACGGGCTGGGCACCTGGCTCGCCGGCGCGGTCCGCGACCACCTCGCCGCGCTCGGCGTACGCCGGATCCTGCTGGCCACGCTCGACGCGCACGGGGTGTACACGAAGGTCGGCTTCACGCCGGTGGCCGCGGACCGGTACCTGGAGCTGGACCGGCGCGAGCCGCCGGTGGCACCGGTGACGCCGGTCACCGGAAAGGAATCAACGGGCCAGTCACCCCTTACGGTAGAGGCGTGA